In Massilia antarctica, the following are encoded in one genomic region:
- a CDS encoding TonB-dependent receptor: MNTLTPLSRAVALACLLMANTDALAQQSAGDGAEPSSTVVVTATRGAKAVDKIPGAISVISQQELASQYLIADDPSQALATYVPGYAPSRQKMTSTGESLRGRQPLILLDGIPQSNPLRAGAREGYFADSAIIERIEVINGASAMQGMGATGGIINYITRTARADGTTHGLNVRASSQLRSDNLDWKTGYSVTHKDGGFDLLGYVGLQRRGMGYDGDGRRLGIDNVQGDTLDSRGDDLFLKIGQRFGAQRIQLSLNRFNLRGDGDYKNEPGVVAAGVTTTSLPGRAPGEPPRNKVRSASLDYRHDDLFGGAFSAQLFSHDFEALYGATSVATFQDARLASVGTLWDQSQIVADKRGARMTWVRPDMLVSGLEVTLGLDLLRDNTQQRLAATKRTWVPQLQFTSTAPFAQLEYEIGPLTVRGGVRHEQARLAVDTYTTLAVYGSRRVEGGETEFSKSVKNLGAVWRLAPRWSAFVASSEGFGLPDVGLVLRAVSTDGKSVATLIDLKPIITRNNEVGVNWRGADGQVGLSRYDSRSKLGSVLRVNAAGIGSVERVPTVVKGWEVSGDWRPAKTVSVFGSYAVTDGKTAASQGAPLDLALSARSQGPDKGVLGANWQWAPKAQLRVQASHLRDRDINIGRKVGTSNLEEHFKGYTLADMAVTFDSAYGRIGVSVENLFDKQYVGYYSQSASALDATGTFAGRGRTLALSWNRNW; the protein is encoded by the coding sequence ATGAACACACTTACGCCCCTTTCCCGTGCGGTTGCGCTGGCCTGCCTGCTCATGGCGAACACGGATGCGCTGGCCCAGCAAAGCGCCGGCGACGGGGCCGAGCCCTCCAGCACGGTGGTGGTCACGGCCACGCGCGGCGCCAAGGCGGTGGACAAGATTCCGGGCGCCATTTCGGTCATCAGCCAGCAGGAACTGGCGTCGCAATACCTGATCGCCGACGACCCGTCGCAGGCGCTGGCGACCTATGTGCCGGGCTACGCGCCGAGCCGCCAGAAAATGACCTCGACCGGCGAATCGCTGCGCGGACGCCAGCCGCTGATCCTGCTCGACGGCATACCGCAATCGAACCCGCTGCGCGCCGGCGCGCGCGAAGGCTACTTTGCCGACAGCGCCATCATCGAGCGCATCGAAGTGATCAACGGCGCCTCCGCCATGCAGGGCATGGGCGCGACCGGCGGCATCATCAACTACATCACCAGGACCGCGCGCGCCGACGGCACCACGCATGGGCTGAACGTGCGCGCATCGAGCCAGCTGCGCTCCGATAACCTGGATTGGAAAACCGGCTACAGCGTCACCCACAAGGATGGCGGCTTCGACCTGCTCGGCTACGTCGGCCTGCAGCGGCGTGGCATGGGTTACGACGGCGATGGGCGCCGCCTCGGCATCGATAACGTCCAGGGCGACACCCTCGACAGCCGCGGCGACGACCTGTTCCTCAAGATCGGCCAGCGCTTCGGCGCCCAGCGCATTCAACTGAGCCTGAACCGCTTCAACCTGCGCGGCGATGGCGACTACAAGAACGAGCCTGGTGTAGTGGCCGCCGGCGTGACGACGACCTCGCTGCCGGGCAGGGCGCCGGGCGAGCCGCCGCGTAACAAGGTGCGCAGCGCCAGTCTCGATTACCGCCACGATGACCTGTTCGGCGGCGCCTTCAGCGCCCAATTGTTCAGCCACGATTTCGAGGCGCTGTACGGCGCCACCTCGGTGGCGACCTTCCAGGACGCGCGCCTGGCGAGCGTCGGGACCCTGTGGGACCAGTCGCAGATCGTCGCCGACAAGCGCGGCGCGCGCATGACCTGGGTGCGTCCCGACATGCTGGTGAGCGGCCTGGAAGTGACGCTCGGCCTGGATCTGCTCAGGGATAACACCCAGCAGCGCCTGGCCGCCACCAAGCGCACCTGGGTGCCGCAGCTGCAGTTCACATCGACGGCGCCGTTCGCGCAGCTCGAATACGAAATCGGCCCGCTGACCGTGCGCGGCGGCGTGCGCCACGAGCAAGCCAGGCTCGCCGTCGACACCTACACCACCCTGGCGGTGTACGGCAGCCGGCGGGTCGAGGGCGGCGAGACCGAGTTTTCGAAGTCGGTGAAAAACCTCGGCGCCGTCTGGCGCTTGGCGCCGCGCTGGTCGGCCTTCGTGGCCAGCTCGGAAGGCTTCGGCCTGCCCGATGTCGGCCTGGTGCTGCGCGCCGTGAGCACCGACGGCAAATCGGTGGCGACCCTGATCGACCTCAAACCTATCATCACCCGCAACAATGAAGTGGGCGTCAACTGGCGCGGCGCGGACGGGCAGGTGGGCCTGTCACGCTACGATTCGCGTTCGAAGCTGGGCAGCGTGCTGCGCGTCAACGCGGCCGGCATCGGCTCGGTCGAGCGGGTGCCGACGGTGGTCAAGGGCTGGGAAGTGTCGGGCGACTGGCGCCCTGCGAAGACGGTGTCGGTGTTCGGCAGCTACGCCGTCACCGACGGCAAAACGGCGGCAAGCCAGGGCGCGCCGCTCGACCTGGCGCTGTCGGCGCGCTCGCAGGGGCCGGACAAGGGCGTGCTCGGCGCGAACTGGCAGTGGGCACCCAAGGCCCAGCTGCGCGTGCAGGCGAGCCACTTGCGCGACCGCGATATCAATATCGGGCGCAAGGTCGGCACCAGCAATCTGGAAGAGCATTTCAAGGGTTACACCCTGGCCGACATGGCGGTCACGTTCGACAGCGCCTATGGACGGATCGGAGTCAGCGTGGAGAACCTGTTCGACAAGCAGTATGTAGGCTACTATTCGCAGTCGGCGTCAGCGCTCGATGCGACCGGCACCTTCGCCGGCCGGGGGCGCACCTTGGCCCTTAGCTGGAACCGCAACTGGTAA
- a CDS encoding PepSY-associated TM helix domain-containing protein, whose amino-acid sequence MKPAIRFVHLWAGLIFGTVLVVLGLTGSALAWMHELDVLLNPDLLQVAPPPGMARGAAMRVAPATVQAATLRLLRDARYGRPSQLMFPERAGDVFVAWYRDPKQVASDWNVAVSRQVMLDPATLAVTGERTWGGFGFSRPQLMSTLFHIHRYLVAGEVGKTVIGVTGVALLLLAMTGIVLWWPRMTAAAIKGALTVRHGGNWPRFNFQLHRAGGFFAAPVLLVLAVSGVYFNMPQWVLPVVGAVATLAPAGKAVNRSALDAAPVTPHDAMVAAQAQFPSARVSRLALPAKPGQPYEIRLRQPDELRAGDGATRVSIDAGDARVLRTVDPQRAPAGDRFLSWMFPLHTGEAFGIAGRTFISIFGMVPLMFFVSGLVIWIKLHRPKKRKARAPAV is encoded by the coding sequence ATGAAACCCGCCATCCGCTTTGTCCACCTGTGGGCCGGACTGATTTTCGGGACCGTGCTTGTCGTGCTGGGGCTGACCGGCAGCGCGCTGGCGTGGATGCACGAACTCGATGTGCTGCTCAATCCAGACTTGCTGCAGGTCGCACCGCCGCCGGGCATGGCGCGCGGCGCCGCCATGCGCGTGGCGCCGGCCACCGTGCAGGCGGCCACCCTACGCCTGCTGCGCGATGCGCGCTACGGGCGTCCGAGCCAGTTGATGTTCCCCGAGCGTGCCGGCGACGTGTTCGTGGCGTGGTACCGCGATCCGAAACAGGTGGCATCGGACTGGAACGTGGCGGTGTCGCGCCAGGTGATGCTGGACCCGGCCACCCTGGCCGTCACCGGCGAGCGCACCTGGGGCGGGTTCGGTTTTTCGCGCCCGCAGTTGATGTCGACCCTGTTTCATATTCACCGCTACCTGGTGGCGGGCGAGGTCGGCAAGACCGTGATCGGCGTGACCGGCGTGGCCTTGCTGCTGCTCGCCATGACTGGCATCGTACTGTGGTGGCCGCGCATGACGGCCGCCGCCATCAAGGGCGCGTTAACGGTACGCCACGGCGGCAACTGGCCGCGCTTTAACTTCCAGCTGCATCGCGCCGGCGGCTTTTTTGCCGCGCCGGTGCTGCTGGTGCTGGCCGTATCGGGCGTGTACTTCAATATGCCGCAGTGGGTGCTGCCGGTGGTGGGCGCGGTCGCTACCCTGGCACCGGCCGGCAAGGCGGTCAACCGCAGCGCGCTAGACGCGGCGCCGGTGACGCCGCACGATGCGATGGTCGCGGCGCAGGCGCAGTTTCCGAGCGCGCGCGTGTCGCGCCTGGCGCTGCCGGCCAAGCCCGGCCAGCCTTATGAAATCCGTTTGCGCCAACCGGACGAACTGCGCGCCGGCGATGGCGCCACGCGCGTCTCCATCGACGCCGGCGACGCCAGGGTGCTGCGCACGGTGGACCCGCAGCGCGCGCCGGCCGGGGACAGGTTCCTGAGCTGGATGTTCCCGCTGCATACCGGCGAAGCGTTCGGTATCGCGGGGCGCACCTTCATCAGCATCTTCGGCATGGTGCCGCTGATGTTCTTCGTGAGCGGGCTGGTGATTTGGATCAAGCTGCACCGTCCGAAGAAGCGCAAGGCCAGGGCCCCCGCCGTTTGA
- a CDS encoding TonB-dependent receptor plug domain-containing protein, which yields MLLSTGAAVAQSPAPPQPAADAGAPATPGTEEIQKVVIVSTGSRGSQRTVVDAPVPVDIINTKDLNKTGQISLDKALGMRVPSFNTVQTPVNDATSLLDPYEIRNMGPSRSLILINGKRKNSSALIYTQTSPGRGESGSDISAIPQDAIKRIEVLRDGASAQYGSDAISGVVNIILKDNPEGGSLTARAGITHEGDGKMGALSLNHGIRLSDKGFVNYTIDISKVGLAERSGIVDGRGEAADFGADLKKDVQPFLDKYPTAGNINGSPKTRANKFLVNSRLDITDAFSVYGNAAYVKKQVDSYANYRTPYWRETDYGLLHAQGTPYVGYVPDFIGKLDDYNATLGAKFTVGDWNGDVSLTIGGNKQAYEVHNSINRGIEKARLEAIAAGKTPGPRSPTDFEAGGTRFRHTVVNADISKQVSESVNVYAGTELRKEKYDVIAGEYASYAEGGADSYAGNLPENALSADRKNYGVYGGSMFDITKQWLIDLTGRYEKYSDFGNATVGKLSTRYKVSDMVTLRGSLSSGFRAPSLHQIYTQKKQYAFVAGSGIQVSGLTNNLSPEARALSVPQLKAEKSRNVTLGLGLTPDTNTSITLDYYHISLKDRIILGKEIKPTGDPTQELDKILAAGGVVSLSFFANALDSQTSGIDYVVSRRNIPAFDGKLAVNLSGNYTLKNERDGEINNPPAIAAARQSVLDATQEALMFTSRPKHKTVLGLDLDYSKMNFSLNNTLYGPTQFRNAGLDDNLAVKFKTRAVTDFALNYQLTNNTTLSFNINNMFDVLPKWDLKPVNNTAKGSEILSSTTVDPKTGMTPRETQVNLITFNGRYPIVTYDGSHFSQLGRAYNMSLNVRF from the coding sequence ATGTTGTTATCCACTGGCGCCGCCGTCGCGCAAAGCCCCGCGCCTCCCCAACCCGCCGCCGACGCTGGCGCGCCCGCGACTCCCGGTACGGAAGAAATCCAGAAAGTCGTGATTGTCTCGACCGGTAGCCGCGGTTCGCAGCGCACCGTGGTCGATGCCCCCGTCCCGGTCGACATCATCAACACCAAGGACTTGAACAAGACCGGCCAGATTTCGCTGGACAAGGCGCTTGGCATGCGCGTGCCGTCGTTTAACACCGTGCAGACCCCGGTCAATGACGCTACCTCCCTGCTCGATCCTTACGAGATCCGCAACATGGGTCCGAGCCGTTCGCTGATCCTGATTAACGGCAAGCGCAAGAACTCGAGCGCGCTGATTTACACCCAAACGTCGCCCGGCCGCGGTGAAAGCGGTTCCGACATTTCCGCCATTCCGCAAGACGCGATCAAGCGCATCGAAGTGCTGCGCGACGGCGCCTCGGCCCAATACGGTTCCGACGCGATTTCCGGTGTGGTCAACATCATCCTGAAAGATAATCCCGAAGGCGGCTCCCTGACCGCGCGCGCCGGCATTACCCACGAAGGCGACGGCAAGATGGGCGCCCTCAGTCTGAACCACGGCATCCGCCTGTCCGACAAGGGCTTCGTCAACTACACCATCGACATCTCGAAGGTCGGCCTGGCCGAACGTTCGGGCATCGTCGACGGCCGCGGCGAGGCCGCCGACTTCGGCGCCGACCTGAAAAAGGATGTGCAGCCCTTCCTGGACAAGTATCCGACCGCCGGCAACATCAATGGCTCGCCTAAAACCCGTGCCAACAAATTCCTGGTCAACAGCCGTCTCGACATCACCGATGCGTTCAGCGTTTACGGCAATGCGGCCTATGTCAAGAAACAGGTCGACAGCTATGCCAATTACCGCACGCCGTACTGGCGCGAGACCGACTACGGCCTGCTGCACGCGCAGGGCACGCCGTATGTCGGCTATGTGCCCGACTTCATCGGCAAGCTGGATGACTACAACGCGACCCTGGGCGCCAAGTTTACGGTGGGCGACTGGAACGGCGACGTCAGCCTGACCATCGGCGGCAACAAGCAAGCCTATGAAGTGCACAACTCGATCAACCGCGGCATCGAAAAAGCGCGCCTGGAAGCCATCGCCGCGGGCAAGACCCCGGGTCCGCGTTCGCCGACCGATTTCGAGGCCGGCGGCACGCGCTTTCGCCACACCGTCGTCAACGCCGACATTTCCAAGCAGGTCAGCGAGTCCGTCAACGTGTATGCCGGTACCGAGCTGCGCAAGGAAAAGTATGACGTCATCGCCGGCGAATACGCTTCCTACGCCGAGGGTGGCGCCGATTCGTATGCCGGCAACCTGCCGGAGAACGCCCTGTCGGCCGACCGCAAGAACTACGGCGTCTACGGCGGCAGCATGTTCGACATCACCAAGCAATGGCTGATCGACCTGACCGGGCGCTACGAAAAGTACAGCGACTTCGGCAACGCCACCGTCGGCAAGCTGAGCACCCGCTACAAGGTCAGCGACATGGTCACCTTGCGCGGCTCGCTCTCGAGCGGCTTCCGGGCGCCGTCGCTGCACCAGATTTACACCCAGAAGAAGCAGTACGCCTTCGTGGCCGGTTCGGGCATCCAGGTATCGGGCCTGACCAACAATCTGTCGCCTGAAGCGCGCGCGCTCAGCGTGCCGCAGCTGAAAGCGGAAAAGTCGAGAAACGTGACCCTGGGCCTGGGCCTGACACCCGATACCAACACCAGCATCACGCTCGACTACTACCACATCTCGCTGAAAGACCGCATCATCCTGGGCAAGGAAATCAAGCCGACGGGCGATCCGACCCAGGAACTGGACAAGATCCTCGCCGCCGGCGGCGTGGTTTCGCTCAGTTTCTTCGCCAATGCGCTCGACAGCCAGACCTCGGGTATCGACTATGTTGTCAGCCGCAGGAACATCCCTGCCTTTGACGGCAAGCTGGCGGTGAACCTGTCGGGCAACTACACCTTGAAAAACGAGCGTGACGGCGAGATCAACAACCCGCCGGCGATTGCCGCCGCGCGCCAGTCGGTGCTCGATGCGACCCAGGAAGCGCTGATGTTCACCTCGCGTCCGAAGCACAAGACGGTGCTCGGCCTCGATCTGGACTACAGCAAGATGAACTTCTCGCTCAACAACACGCTGTACGGTCCGACCCAGTTCCGCAACGCGGGCCTGGACGACAATCTGGCGGTCAAATTCAAGACCCGCGCCGTAACCGACTTCGCGCTGAACTATCAGTTGACCAACAACACGACCTTGTCGTTCAACATCAACAATATGTTCGATGTCTTGCCGAAGTGGGACCTCAAGCCCGTCAACAACACCGCCAAGGGTAGCGAAATCCTGAGCAGCACGACCGTCGATCCGAAGACCGGCATGACGCCGCGCGAGACCCAGGTCAACCTGATCACGTTCAACGGGCGCTACCCGATCGTGACCTACGATGGCTCGCATTTCAGCCAGCTGGGCCGCGCGTACAATATGTCCTTGAACGTGCGCTTCTGA
- a CDS encoding DUF1016 N-terminal domain-containing protein, producing MRGFNVSNLRRMRGFYLAFPIRDAARRELSWTHHRTLLRVDSDTARVWYIGRRIVSAQDCVGIEVALKDAGLYRRDVAKQAGCSERLRKESANRPYTALACWCA from the coding sequence GTGCGCGGATTTAACGTCAGCAACTTACGACGCATGCGTGGCTTTTACCTGGCATTTCCAATTCGGGACGCAGCGCGTCGCGAATTGAGCTGGACCCACCACCGCACCTTGCTGCGCGTCGACAGCGACACGGCCAGGGTTTGGTACATCGGGCGACGCATCGTATCAGCTCAGGATTGCGTCGGGATCGAAGTCGCGCTCAAGGACGCGGGGCTTTATCGGCGTGATGTTGCGAAGCAGGCCGGGTGCAGTGAGCGCCTGCGCAAAGAGTCCGCCAACCGGCCCTATACGGCGCTTGCTTGCTGGTGTGCTTGA
- a CDS encoding FMN-dependent NADH-azoreductase — translation MTKLLLIEASPRGHHSVSRNMTRRFVHDWLAAHPDGEVIERDLMDAGLQFVSAAWLQAYFTPAQQHSPEMANELRLSNELVTELLAADHIVIATPVYNYNVPAVLKAWIDHVVRKGLTLGFDGRGLVTGKKATVLIASGGIYTEGSPIQNRDIATHYLRLVLGVIGISDVTFVAGGGAKAVDLGEASMEGFVEKLGADIKRAASM, via the coding sequence ATGACCAAGCTATTGCTGATCGAGGCCAGCCCTCGCGGCCACCACTCCGTGTCGCGCAACATGACCCGTCGTTTCGTGCATGACTGGCTGGCCGCCCACCCGGATGGCGAAGTGATCGAACGCGACCTCATGGATGCCGGACTTCAATTTGTCAGCGCTGCCTGGTTGCAAGCCTACTTCACCCCTGCGCAACAGCATTCTCCCGAGATGGCGAACGAGTTACGGCTCTCGAACGAACTTGTTACGGAGTTGCTCGCCGCCGATCACATTGTCATTGCAACGCCGGTCTACAACTACAATGTGCCGGCAGTGCTCAAGGCATGGATCGACCATGTCGTTCGCAAGGGATTGACCTTGGGCTTCGATGGACGCGGCCTGGTGACTGGCAAGAAGGCAACCGTATTGATCGCATCGGGTGGCATCTATACCGAGGGATCGCCCATCCAGAACCGCGACATCGCCACCCACTATCTGCGCCTGGTACTTGGCGTGATCGGGATCAGCGACGTGACATTCGTTGCCGGTGGCGGGGCCAAAGCGGTTGATTTAGGCGAGGCAAGCATGGAAGGCTTCGTGGAAAAGCTCGGCGCGGATATCAAACGGGCTGCAAGCATGTGA
- a CDS encoding LysR family transcriptional regulator gives MMNSIGNCDGVRHGEAILIGSLTLDQLRVLVTIADTGSFSAAGRQLGRVQSAISQAIGTLEDVQGVLLFDRAGHRPRLTETGRVLVEQARLVLVSAARFEAVAMATRSGLEPELVIAIDPLVPTAPFIESLSALSLTFPNLPVRFSTEGLGGSLRRLRSDPAAIGICLLLPSVPDDIAAYPLLRVGMQAVVASGHPLASLGRPATQTDLEPYVQLVLSDPVNPGSDNFGLAGVKLWRFVDLGRRLDFLLGGFGWCRMPDHLVSRLIASGSLVALHIEHDPTPREGLTIYAAHQRSRTLGPAGRWLLDDLRRRLS, from the coding sequence ATGATGAATTCCATCGGAAACTGTGATGGAGTGCGCCATGGAGAAGCTATTTTGATTGGAAGTCTGACGCTTGATCAGTTACGTGTTCTGGTAACGATCGCCGATACCGGGAGCTTTTCTGCCGCCGGTCGACAACTTGGCCGCGTACAATCAGCCATTAGCCAGGCCATCGGGACGCTTGAGGATGTGCAAGGCGTGTTGCTGTTTGACCGCGCCGGTCACCGCCCAAGGTTGACCGAGACCGGCCGGGTTCTCGTCGAGCAGGCGCGCCTGGTCTTGGTCAGCGCTGCCCGCTTCGAGGCAGTGGCGATGGCGACCCGCTCGGGCCTGGAACCCGAGCTGGTCATTGCGATCGATCCTCTGGTGCCGACGGCGCCATTTATCGAAAGCCTGTCCGCGCTGAGCCTGACTTTTCCGAATCTGCCAGTCCGCTTTTCGACAGAAGGCTTGGGCGGTTCATTGCGACGCCTGCGAAGCGACCCGGCCGCCATCGGGATCTGCTTGCTGCTTCCTTCCGTTCCAGACGACATTGCCGCCTATCCGCTGTTGCGTGTCGGCATGCAGGCTGTGGTGGCGTCAGGGCATCCACTGGCTTCGCTCGGACGTCCGGCGACGCAGACCGATCTGGAGCCTTATGTCCAGCTTGTGCTGTCGGACCCCGTCAATCCCGGCAGCGACAACTTCGGGCTTGCGGGTGTAAAACTTTGGCGCTTCGTCGATCTCGGCCGGCGCCTGGACTTCCTGCTCGGCGGTTTTGGATGGTGCCGCATGCCCGACCATCTCGTGTCTCGATTGATTGCTAGCGGGAGCCTGGTTGCGCTTCATATCGAGCACGATCCGACGCCGCGCGAGGGACTGACGAT